A window of the Sandaracinaceae bacterium genome harbors these coding sequences:
- a CDS encoding response regulator yields MRASPPPEAADDQLTVLVIEDDPDMQRLLVDLVIASGHQVVAAESAEEGLALLTQWSFQMAILDHNLPGMEGILLGEYLRRHNPHITIALVTGDDDPRLPRESRQHEIEFVAKPFEPERIERLLRDAVIAGKERMAAEAARGQETFEPPIAAYVDQVGPCYDIPKVPDRLAKRLVDTLKRHLNNLRNASRYNERDRVVAFSGLLSAKVLGLDLPRAASGKTLYEEYDALMRQHGRRPEFDERAA; encoded by the coding sequence ATGCGCGCGAGTCCTCCCCCCGAAGCCGCCGACGACCAACTCACCGTGTTGGTCATCGAGGACGACCCGGACATGCAGCGCCTGTTGGTGGACCTCGTCATCGCTAGCGGGCACCAGGTGGTCGCGGCCGAGTCCGCCGAGGAGGGCCTCGCGCTGCTGACGCAGTGGTCGTTCCAGATGGCCATCCTGGACCACAACCTGCCCGGCATGGAGGGCATCCTGCTGGGCGAGTACCTGCGGCGCCACAACCCGCACATCACCATCGCGCTGGTCACGGGCGACGACGACCCGCGTCTACCGCGCGAGAGCCGGCAGCACGAGATCGAGTTCGTGGCGAAGCCCTTCGAGCCCGAGCGCATCGAGCGCTTGCTGCGGGACGCCGTGATCGCCGGCAAGGAGCGCATGGCCGCGGAGGCCGCGCGTGGGCAAGAGACCTTCGAGCCGCCCATCGCGGCGTACGTCGATCAGGTGGGCCCTTGCTACGACATCCCCAAGGTGCCGGACCGCCTGGCCAAGCGCTTGGTCGACACGCTCAAGCGGCACCTGAACAACCTGCGCAACGCCAGCCGCTACAACGAGCGTGACCGCGTGGTGGCCTTCTCGGGGCTGCTCAGCGCCAAGGTGCTGGGGCTCGACCTGCCGCGTGCTGCGTCGGGCAAGACGCTGTACGAGGAGTACGACGCGCTGATGCGTCAGCATGGACGCCGGCCCGAGTTCGACGAGCGCGCGGCCTGA
- a CDS encoding outer membrane protein transport protein, whose translation MTTQRLTPALLLAAFALLALPTEAHAGGFYISDRGVRPAGRGFAFVAGADDPQALWYNPAGLGFSGQQLLIDANLLFFRGSYTRVDSGGNTLPTVEAEVPLLPLPMLAYSDNFGLERWTFGAGLFVPTAVLGEYPSGLDGQGHPCDMDDDPNCGPAPQRYSLINLNGSALAHLALSVAYRPIDELSIGLGVQMMVGVFQAVVAMTACDRFLCTQPENPEWDGYARLSINPVIEPGLQGGVIYRNDVLSLGFSFLWWPKAIRGDATIDVRLPSAVLFEGARVEGNKARVTLPFPLTLRAGVEVRPTPYLRLEVAGVFERWSSQSQVTVDPRDVWIRDALAIGDYEVGSLSIPRNMRDTYSVRVGGELTLPFEQRLSVRGGLMFETSSFSDSHLTVLTLDTRKYILGLGASFEVKPGIFLDVSYAHLFLQNRNVTNSQVTQPNPIRPPAAGDMAPDGPAYIGNGRYAMEGDMLGIGLRWQPNTAPPVVTPEPMSERGEGDAPTGRDSGEREAPAEDASPTATPDAPQGPDAGQPSWSTGYAR comes from the coding sequence GTGACCACGCAACGTCTCACCCCCGCGCTGTTGCTCGCGGCCTTCGCGCTGCTCGCGCTCCCCACCGAGGCCCACGCGGGCGGGTTCTACATCAGCGATCGTGGTGTGCGTCCGGCAGGCCGCGGCTTCGCGTTCGTGGCGGGCGCGGACGATCCACAAGCGCTCTGGTACAACCCGGCGGGCCTCGGCTTCTCGGGTCAACAGCTGCTGATCGACGCGAACCTGCTGTTCTTCCGCGGGAGCTACACGCGCGTGGACAGCGGCGGCAACACGCTCCCCACGGTGGAGGCCGAGGTGCCGCTGCTGCCGCTCCCCATGCTGGCGTACTCGGACAACTTCGGTCTCGAGCGCTGGACGTTCGGGGCCGGGCTGTTCGTCCCCACCGCGGTGCTGGGCGAGTATCCCTCGGGCTTGGACGGTCAGGGTCACCCCTGCGACATGGACGATGACCCGAACTGCGGCCCCGCGCCGCAGCGCTACTCGCTCATCAACCTCAACGGCTCGGCGCTCGCGCACCTCGCGCTGTCGGTCGCGTACCGGCCCATCGACGAGCTCTCCATCGGGCTCGGCGTGCAGATGATGGTGGGCGTGTTCCAGGCCGTGGTGGCGATGACCGCGTGCGACCGCTTCCTGTGCACGCAGCCCGAGAACCCCGAGTGGGATGGGTATGCGCGCCTGTCCATCAACCCGGTCATCGAGCCCGGCCTGCAGGGTGGCGTCATCTACCGCAACGACGTGCTGTCGCTGGGCTTCTCGTTCCTGTGGTGGCCCAAGGCCATCCGCGGCGACGCCACCATCGACGTGCGCCTGCCGAGCGCGGTGCTGTTCGAGGGGGCGCGCGTGGAGGGCAACAAGGCGCGCGTGACCTTGCCGTTCCCGCTCACGCTGCGCGCGGGCGTCGAGGTGCGCCCCACGCCGTACCTACGGCTCGAAGTGGCTGGAGTCTTCGAGCGTTGGTCGAGCCAGTCTCAGGTCACGGTCGACCCGCGAGACGTGTGGATCCGCGACGCGCTCGCCATCGGCGACTACGAGGTGGGCAGCCTGTCGATTCCCCGCAACATGCGTGACACGTACTCCGTACGCGTGGGGGGCGAGCTCACGCTCCCGTTCGAACAGCGGCTCAGCGTGCGCGGCGGTCTGATGTTCGAGACGTCCAGCTTCAGCGACTCGCACCTGACCGTGCTCACGCTCGACACGCGCAAGTACATCCTTGGGTTGGGTGCCAGCTTCGAGGTCAAGCCAGGCATCTTCCTCGACGTCTCCTACGCACACCTCTTCCTGCAGAACCGGAACGTCACGAACAGTCAGGTGACGCAGCCCAACCCCATCCGCCCGCCAGCAGCGGGCGACATGGCTCCGGACGGTCCGGCGTACATCGGCAACGGCCGCTACGCGATGGAGGGCGACATGCTCGGCATCGGGCTGCGTTGGCAGCCCAACACCGCGCCCCCGGTCGTTACCCCCGAGCCGATGTCGGAGCGAGGCGAGGGGGATGCGCCGACCGGGCGCGACAGCGGGGAGCGCGAGGCGCCTGCAGAGGACGCATCGCCCACGGCCACGCCGGACGCCCCCCAGGGTCCAGACGCGGGACAGCCCTCGTGGTCGACGGGCTATGCTCGCTGA
- a CDS encoding phosphoglucosamine mutase, protein MTRSLFGTDGVRGLANAGNMTPETAFRIGAAITYQARTRVKHPPRVVIGKDTRISGYLFETSLAAGVCAWGGRVMLTGPLPTPAIAHLTSSMRADAGVVISASHNPYEDNGIKLFGPDGFKLPDETEVEIQALMEDGRLDKGRPTGKRVGTAERLDDAPGRYVAFVKASFPDELTLEGLKVVVDAAHGAAYRVATAVFRELGATVYSLGDKPNGTNINHLCGALHPEACAREVRKRGADIGITLDGDADRVIIVDEKGKVVDGDALMALCATRMLRRRALPKKTLVATVMSNLGLERAMVREGGKLLRCAVGDRYVVEAMRQRGLALGGEQSGHLIFLKHATTGDGLVAAMQVLAILLREQRPLSELAGEVMERVPQVLVNGTLPVRRPLQKMPKTTAAMRDAEQTLGADGRVLVRWSGTEPKLRVMLEGPSFKQIDRLARDILAVAKDELATAAP, encoded by the coding sequence ATGACTCGATCTCTCTTTGGCACGGACGGCGTCCGCGGCCTCGCCAACGCTGGCAACATGACCCCCGAGACCGCGTTCCGCATCGGCGCGGCGATCACCTACCAGGCGCGGACACGCGTGAAGCACCCACCCCGCGTGGTCATCGGGAAGGACACCCGCATCTCGGGCTACCTCTTCGAGACGTCACTCGCGGCTGGGGTGTGCGCCTGGGGCGGGCGCGTGATGCTGACGGGCCCTCTACCGACGCCCGCCATCGCGCACCTCACCAGCAGCATGCGCGCGGACGCGGGGGTGGTCATCAGCGCTTCGCACAACCCGTACGAAGACAACGGCATCAAGCTGTTCGGGCCCGACGGGTTCAAGCTGCCCGACGAGACCGAGGTCGAGATCCAGGCGCTCATGGAGGACGGGCGACTGGACAAGGGTCGCCCCACCGGCAAGCGCGTGGGCACGGCCGAGCGCCTGGACGACGCGCCGGGACGGTACGTAGCGTTCGTGAAGGCCTCCTTCCCGGACGAGCTCACGCTCGAGGGGCTCAAGGTGGTCGTGGATGCCGCACACGGCGCGGCGTACCGCGTGGCCACGGCCGTGTTCCGCGAGCTCGGCGCCACGGTCTACAGCCTGGGTGACAAGCCGAACGGCACGAACATCAACCACCTGTGCGGCGCGCTGCACCCCGAGGCGTGCGCGCGCGAGGTGCGCAAGCGGGGCGCGGACATCGGCATCACGCTGGACGGCGACGCCGACCGCGTGATCATCGTCGACGAGAAGGGCAAGGTCGTCGATGGCGACGCGCTGATGGCCCTGTGCGCCACGCGCATGCTGCGCCGCCGCGCGCTGCCGAAGAAGACCCTGGTGGCCACGGTCATGAGCAACCTGGGGCTCGAGCGCGCGATGGTCCGCGAGGGGGGCAAGCTGCTGCGCTGCGCGGTGGGAGACCGCTACGTGGTCGAGGCCATGCGGCAGCGCGGGCTCGCGTTGGGCGGCGAGCAGTCGGGCCACCTGATCTTTCTCAAGCACGCCACCACAGGCGATGGCTTGGTCGCCGCCATGCAGGTGCTCGCCATCCTCCTGCGCGAGCAGCGACCGCTGTCCGAGCTCGCCGGCGAGGTCATGGAGCGCGTGCCTCAGGTGCTGGTCAACGGCACGCTGCCCGTGCGACGCCCGCTGCAGAAGATGCCGAAGACGACCGCAGCCATGCGCGACGCCGAGCAGACGCTTGGCGCCGACGGGCGCGTGTTGGTGCGCTGGAGCGGCACCGAGCCGAAGCTGCGCGTGATGCTGGAGGGGCCCAGCTTCAAGCAGATCGACCGGTTGGCCCGCGACATCCTCGCTGTGGCGAAGGACGAGCTGGCGACCGCCGCGCCCTGA